In Alteromonas sp. RKMC-009, the genomic stretch CTCTTAACTGGTATGACTGGGAGCTGAATAAACGGGAATCTGATTTTCTGCATTTCTGTCAGCACGTGATTCAACTGCGTCGTAGCAGCGAGTTGCTGAGTCATTTACTGCTCGAAGACGATTTATTTCAGCTTGATACGAATGTAGCGGTGATCCGCTGGTATAAACCTGACGGACAGGATAAAGAATCAGAAGACTGGCAGTCACCGGACAGTCAGTCGTTTGGCGTTGAAATCCGCGGTACGACCAAAGATGAAAACGACCCTGAACACTGGTTCCTGTGTTTTAATGCCAGCCTGCAGGACAAGCGTTTTAATCTGCCCGGAATCTCGCCTCAGAGTGCCTGGCAACTGATGGTCGATACCCGGTACGGTTCGTTACCGGAACAACCGGATATTTGTATTCAGAGAGTGTTTTTGCAGGCGGGCAGAAGCGTAGCCGTGTTTAAACAAAGCCAGATAGTGTCGTAAAGGGTTTACTGCTGCACGGCAAGTAAGCAATCAGTCATGATTTGAGCATAATTCACAGAAAATCAGTCATAAGTTAGTGTTCGCACTATTATCGGGTGGTATGATCCGCAGCCATCTGTAACTTGAGGTGACACCCAATGCAAAAAGAAGATGGAAAGCACACTGAAACTAAGTGTGATATCGGTTTTATTGGTTTAGGCGTAATGGGCGCCAACCTGACGCTTAACCTGGTCGATCATGGATATCGCGTAGCCTGTTTCGACCTTGATCAAACCAAAGTCGATGCGATTATTGCTAAAGATGCTGAAGAGCGTGGCGACGCGGCTGCCCGTGTAGAAGGCTGCAGCTCATACACTGAATTACTCAGCAAATTGAAGTCACCTCACATGGTTATTCTGTCGGTACCTGCCGGCGAACCTGTTGACCATGTTTGTTCTCACCTGATTGACGCCGGCATCCAGGCCGATGACATTGTTGTGGATACCGGAAACAGCTTGTGGACGGATTCTGTCGAACGGGAAGAAAAGTATAAAAGTAAGTTTATCTTCTTCTCTACTGCGGTTTCCGGTGGTGAAGTGGGCGCACGTTTCGGTCCCTCTCTGATGCCTTCAGGCAACCCGTATGCGTGGACACGCCTTGAGCCGGTATTGAAAGCTATTGCAGCAAAAGTCGATGCTGAGACAGGTCTGCCAATCGAATCTTTCACCCCGGGTAAGCCGGTGCTGGAAGGGGAAGCCTGCGCCACGTACATTGGTCCTGTGGGGGCCGGTCACTACGTGAAAATGGTGCACAACGGTATTGAGTATGCCGATATGCAACTTATCTGCGAAACCTATCAGGTCATGCGTACTGCTTTACACATGTCTGCTGCTGAAATTGCAGAGGTTTTCCGTCGCTGGAATAAAGGCAAGCTGAACAGTTACCTGATGGAAATCAGTGCTGAAGTGCTGGAGCAGCTGGATCCTGAAACCGGCGTACCACTGGTAGATGTCATTCTGGATAAGGCTGGTCAGAAAGGCACTGGTCTGTGGACCGCTGTCAGTGCACTGCAAGTGGGAAGTCCTGCCCAGACGATTACTTCTGCGGTATTTGCCCGCAGTTTGTCCAGCCTCAAAGACGAGCGTGTTGCAGCCAGCAAAGTTCTGCAGGGACCGGAAGTTAAAGTCCTTTCTGATGAAGAAAAGTTTGCGGCTATCGACAAGCTGGAATATGCGCTTTATTGCTCAAAGATTTGTGCATACGCGCAGGGTTTCCAGTTGATGGCTGTTGCTTCTAAAGAGCACGGTTGGGAGCTGGACTTCGGTGGTATTGCGAAAATCTGGCGTGCCGGCTGTATTATCCGTGCGGTATTCCTCCAATCTATTTCCAAAGCCTACGAAAACAACGAAGATCTGGCGAACCTGTTGCTTGATCCTTTCTTTGCTGATCAAATCACTCAATATCAGTCTGACTGGCGGGAATCACTGGCACAGGCTGCTCTGGCAGGTATTCCCTGTCCGGCAATGATGTCAGCGTTAAGTTATTACGATTCTTACCGCACCGCAGTACTGCCGGCCAACCTGCTTCAGGGCCAGCGCGATTACTTTGGCGCGCACACTTATCAGCGTGTAGATAAACCGGCGGGTAAGAAGTTTCACCTTGACTGGAGTGATCCGGCGCGCCCTCAGATTGCTATCAAAAAGTAATCGTGTAAACGAACACAGGAGCAAACATGGCTGACGATAAAAACTGGAAAGCAACGCTGTCACCTGACGAATATCGTGTCACCCGTCAGGCTGGTACAGAGCGTCCTTACACCGGTGTATTACTGGACGAGAAGCGTCCGGGAACCTATATATGCAAGTGTTGCGGTGCGCCGCTTTTCAGTTCGGATGCTAAGTTTGATTCTGGTTGTGGCTGGCCTTCATTTGATCAGCAAACAAATGACGGTAATGTGTTGTACCGTGAAGACAACAGTCATGGAATGCGCAGAACGGAAATTATCTGTAAATCCTGTGACGCCCACCTTGGTCATGTTTTCCCCGACGGACCCACAGAAACCGGTCAGCGGTATTGTGTAAATTCGTTATCGCTGAATTTGAAAACTGCTGAGGATGAAGTCGTCCGCGGCTGACATGTTCACTTCTGGTTAAAAAATAAACATCGCTTTATTGTAAAGCGGTGTTTTTGTTTGTGACTTCGTCATAACGAATGGAAATACTGAAATTTCCTGTGAAAGTGACTTACAGGATCCGTTGAAAAAAGCGACCCCGGTCAATGCTGAAGTCTGCCGGTTACAGTTTGGTAAGTCCGAGCGCCTTTGCATCGAATTCACCGTCTTCCAGTGCGCCGGTTATTTCATCTGCTACGTTATTCATCAGTGACGCCGGTAACTGAAACTTTGTTGCCATTGCTTCCAGTTGATGCGTATTGATTGAGTCGGAGTAGTGACTGGCGACTTTTGACCAGATCCAGGCAAGTTTGTACTTCTTCTGTTCCATGCTGATGGTTGTCAGCGTATGAAATACTGAGACATCCACATTTTCATCATCTTTGTAAAGACTCAACGCGCGGTACAGGGTGTCTCGGGTGCGGTTCATGTCATCTTGCGCCTGTATTGACGCCAGGGCGATCAGTTGTTCCGGCGTGTTAAGGCGACCGGCACTGGCTGCAGCCATAAACCGTTTCAATGCGTCTTCATCACCGGAACGGGACCAGTGATACCAGGCGAGCAGGGGCTCACTGCTATTGCGGGTTTTACGGTTCAGACGATCGAGTTCTTTGCGTGCTGTCAGCACACCTTTCATCCGGTCTGCTTCTTTGTCCCGGTATTTTTTGTGGGTCAGGCCGGAGGCGTTAGTGATACAACGCTGGTAGTCTTCAAACATCAGCATCAGGCGATAAATGTCTTCACCTTCACCGTCGTCTGGGTGGCGGTAGCGTTGCTTGATTATCTCTGCTTTTTCCCCGCGGCACCATTCATCGCTGTTGAGATCGTTACACATTTGCGGATTATCCTGACAAATTGTGGCGACTTTAGGCGCAAACATATCACCGCAACCGGGAAATACCACTGTTACAATCAGTAACGGCAGGCATTTCGCCAGTTGTGTTGGAAAATTACTAAAGGATTGGGGTGTTTGTAGCTTAAATGATGAAATACTGAAAATTTTCAACAGTTTGGTCTTCCTTGATGGTTTTCTTAGAATAAGTCCGTTCCACGCAGACAACGACTTTTACACCTTAGTGTACCCTACAATTATGAAGCTTTCTGCGTGGACTGTCCGGTTAATTTCTAATGGTTAAGGCAAAGGCATGAATCAACAGTTTGAACAGGAATTGCAAAGTAGCTGGCAGGAACGTCAGGAATACGCGGAAATGATGATGCCGCTCATCGGTAAGCTCTACAGAAATCATTCAGTAGAAGTGTCTGTGTATGGCCGTTCGTTACTGGGTGCCAGTGTCATCGATATCGTTAAAGCACACCG encodes the following:
- the gndA gene encoding NADP-dependent phosphogluconate dehydrogenase encodes the protein MQKEDGKHTETKCDIGFIGLGVMGANLTLNLVDHGYRVACFDLDQTKVDAIIAKDAEERGDAAARVEGCSSYTELLSKLKSPHMVILSVPAGEPVDHVCSHLIDAGIQADDIVVDTGNSLWTDSVEREEKYKSKFIFFSTAVSGGEVGARFGPSLMPSGNPYAWTRLEPVLKAIAAKVDAETGLPIESFTPGKPVLEGEACATYIGPVGAGHYVKMVHNGIEYADMQLICETYQVMRTALHMSAAEIAEVFRRWNKGKLNSYLMEISAEVLEQLDPETGVPLVDVILDKAGQKGTGLWTAVSALQVGSPAQTITSAVFARSLSSLKDERVAASKVLQGPEVKVLSDEEKFAAIDKLEYALYCSKICAYAQGFQLMAVASKEHGWELDFGGIAKIWRAGCIIRAVFLQSISKAYENNEDLANLLLDPFFADQITQYQSDWRESLAQAALAGIPCPAMMSALSYYDSYRTAVLPANLLQGQRDYFGAHTYQRVDKPAGKKFHLDWSDPARPQIAIKK
- the msrB gene encoding peptide-methionine (R)-S-oxide reductase MsrB, giving the protein MADDKNWKATLSPDEYRVTRQAGTERPYTGVLLDEKRPGTYICKCCGAPLFSSDAKFDSGCGWPSFDQQTNDGNVLYREDNSHGMRRTEIICKSCDAHLGHVFPDGPTETGQRYCVNSLSLNLKTAEDEVVRG
- a CDS encoding DUF2989 domain-containing protein, whose protein sequence is MFAPKVATICQDNPQMCNDLNSDEWCRGEKAEIIKQRYRHPDDGEGEDIYRLMLMFEDYQRCITNASGLTHKKYRDKEADRMKGVLTARKELDRLNRKTRNSSEPLLAWYHWSRSGDEDALKRFMAAASAGRLNTPEQLIALASIQAQDDMNRTRDTLYRALSLYKDDENVDVSVFHTLTTISMEQKKYKLAWIWSKVASHYSDSINTHQLEAMATKFQLPASLMNNVADEITGALEDGEFDAKALGLTKL